In the Anaerostipes caccae L1-92 genome, ATCTTGGTTCCCTGACATCTGTCACATTATAAGTATTCTCATCAAAGCCTTTTAAAACTGCCGAAGATGATGTGATCGTTCCCCATGACCATGTATAATAAAACACTACATCCCCTGTTTTCGCCTTCCCTATGGGCTTTGCCATCGGGTGTTCCGCCGTCACTTTTAACGCTGCCGGTTCACCGTCATATACTTTATCAATTCCGTCTCCGAAGGTAATGACCGGATCTTCCAGTGCACTGATGGGATACAGTTTCTCCTGCTTTATAATATCCGTTTCAGACACCGGGCTGACTGCATTTTCTGTGAGCCCCCACTTTTTCCCCTGTATCTGCGGAAACCTGTATGTACTGTCTGCACTCCACACTCCCTGATCATCTTTCGTATAATTATAGGGAAGGTTATACAGCCGATCAATCGGTTCAGCACTTCCTCCGTTTACAAAACTGACAGAAATTTCATATCCTGTCTTTTTGCTGAACTGAGATCCTAATGTACTGCAAACCACACTGAAATCCTCTTTATGACACACGATTGCCGTCAGTTTGCTGTTTGAGAACGTGCCGAACGTACCCGAGTTGATAAACGCTGTATTGCTTTCATCCGTCCTTTTTGGCAGATAGATCGTTTTTAAATTAGTGGAATCAAATACATTTCTTCCTATCTTTTGGACAGAAGGCGGTATCACAACCGCGCCGTTCAGACCGCAGTAACGGAAAACAGAATCCGGTATCTGAGTCAGCTTGTTCCCCTCAAATTCAACCGATGTTATCTTTTTATTTCCGGAAAAAGCAACGGAACCCAAACTTTCAACACTTGCCGGTATTGTCAGCTTCCCTGAGAAACCGACGAGGCTGCTGTCGCTGATCTTAAATGCATTTGACCCGATGGAGGTTACTTGATCGGGTATCTGTAAAGTTCCTCCAAGTCCCACATCAAAAAATGCGTAATCTCCGATCGTCTTTAAATTCCCAGGAGCACAAGTGTTCCGGTAAATCCGGTACATCCCCGAAAAGCACTGTTGCCGATCGCCGTCACCTTAGAAGGTATTTTCAGTGATCCGCTTATGCCGGAAGCTCCGTAAAATGCATTCTCTCCAATACTGGTAAGCCCTGATGCATTTGAAAGATCCAGGCTTACGAATCTGCACCCTGAATACTTTGTATTATAACTGAGTTTAAAAGCATCTTTTGCAATCGATGTTACCGTCTGTCCGTTGATCGTACCCGGAATCACCAAATGAATATTCTGTTTCTGCTCATCTGTCAATCCGCTTAAAAAGTCGGTACTCAGACCAGTAATCGCCCCTGCGCTGAACATATAGTCCTCCTCCTTAGGCATTATATGATCAGCTCCGCCATTCTCAGCCATTATGGCTCCTGTTGTACGTATTGACAATATTAAGACGAGCAAAATAATAAGCGGCTTTTTTATCCCCTTCATTCTATCCCCTCCATTATACTATGCTTCCCTGTAGAATCCCCTTTAATTTACCTTTATTATACATCATAACCCAAAGAAAAGTCTCTTAATTTTTAATTTTATAAAAGAAAAAAACTGCCGCACAGCCATATTATTTCAGCCATTGCGACAGCAATCTTCACCTATTTTTTTCTTTATAACAGCGGGCTAGACACCGGTCTCCATTGAGACCTCCACCCCGTCCTTCCAGATTCTCTCAAGATCATAAAACAAACGGTTTTCCTGATCAAAGATATGAATTACAATATCACCGAAGTCAATCAAAACCCAGGTTCCATTTTGATATCCCTCCATCTGTTTCATCTCATATCCTGCTTTCTGCAAAGCATCCTGTACATTGTCGACTATCGCCTGCACCTGATTCTTATTTTTTCCGTTGGCGATGATAAAATAATCGGCAATGACGGAGATCTGGCGGATATCTAAGACCTTGATCTCCTCGGCCAGCTTTTCTTCTAACGCTTGATACGCAATTTTTGTCATTTCTAAAGACTGATTCATGTGTGATCACCCTCCTTGTAGTATTCATAAGTCTCTGTGGTCCTTGGATCAATCGCCTGATCCCTGCTTTTCAGATACTGCATGGTATTTTCAATTATTTTAAGAAGACATCGGTCGATATCCGAGAATGCCAGCCGCCTGATCTCGGAAAGACCCTGTATGTCTTTTCTGCCGGGCTCTATATAGTCGGCAATAAATATAATCTTATCTAAAAGACTCATTCCCGGCTTTCCGGTTGTATGACATTCTACCGCAGATGCAATCTCTGCATCCTCATTGCCGTAGCAGTCCCTTGCTATATACGGTGCCAGTGCAGAATGAAGAAGCTGCGGACTTTTTTTCATTTCTCTTGTGAGTATGATCCCATATTGACCGCAGAATTTCATCTGCTGTTCTATGGAATATCCTTTGGCACAGTCGTGGAGCAGCCCTGCCCTGAATGCCTTCTGAATGTCTGCTCCCATTGCCATTGCCATTGCAGATGCGGTGTAGGCCACACCGAGCGTATGTGTATAACGGCCCTCTTTCAGGTTTCCCGACAGTTTTTTCTTTATTTCATTGAGTTCCATACAAATCATTTCTTTCTATATAAAGTCTGACTTTTTCCGGTACAAAATAGCGGATGCTCTGTCCTCTGGACGCCCTCTTTCTGATCTCATTCGATGAGATTTCCAAATCCGGACTGTCCAAATGATAAATACGTCCCTGATACTTGTCCTGAATGTATTCAATCTGTGCATCCAATGCACTCCTGGAATCATTTCTGGATGCAACCAAAATCGTTGCCATTGACAAGATCTGTCCCGGATCTTTCCACAATTCGATCTGATACAGAGAATCTGCGCCCATGATAAAATAGTACTCCGCATCAGGATGCAGTCTGGTAAGCTTTCTCAGTGTATCTACTGTATAAGTATATCCTTCCCTGTCCAGTTCAATGTCAGAAAATTCAAAGCCGGGATGGTTCTCTATGGCCATTCTGACCATATTAACACGGTCTTCGATCTCTACATTTTTAGATATTTTTTTGTAGGCCGGATTTTTGGTCGGGACGATCAGCACCTTGTCCAACCCAAAATCCTCAAGGGCAGTCTGCCCCAGGATCAGATGTCCGTGATGGATCGGGTTGAATGTCCCGCCAAGAATTCCTATTTTCTTCATAATCCCTCCGAAAAGCCCCTTCCATGATATTATTTCGGCAGCTGGATCTTCTTGTGATCCCTGGACTCTTTATATAACACGATCTTCTTTCCGATAACCTGGACCACTTCTGATCTGGTCCGCTCGGCTAAAGTCTGCGCCACTTCCTTCGGGTCATCCATACAGTTTTGAAGAACTGCGATCTTTATCAGTTCCCTAGCATCTATGGCCTCTCTTACCCCCTCGATCAGTTCCGGGGATATGCTGTCTTTTCCAACCCTGAAGACAGGATCTATCTTCATTGCCAGGCTTTTTAAATAAGCTCTCTGTTTACTCGTCATTGCTTCTCCTTACTTGTAATAATCAAACTCTAAATCATATAATTTTACGGTATCCCCTTCTTCAATTCCCATGGCTTCCAGCTCTTCAAGGACTCCGTTTCGTTTCAAAAATTTCTGGAAGAAATCGAATCCCCGCTCTGACTCCAGGTTTGTGTAGCCGAGCATTCGCTCTACCTTCGGGCCTTCCACCGTGAAGACTCCTTCTTCCGGGTTTGCCACATTGATTCCGCCCTCTTCTTCCTCGAAGTCAAGGTCGTACTCCTGCTCGAATTCCATCGCGCCTTCCGGAAGTTCATCTAAAAGCTTCCTCACATGCCACAAAAGCTCTTTGACTCCCTCTCCGGTAACAGCCGAGATTGGAAATACTTCAATGCCGTTCTCTGCAAATTCTTCCTTCAGCAGATCCAGCACGGTTTCCCGGTCTTCTTCGGTCATAGCGTCGATCTTATTGGCCGCAATGACTTGTGGTCTCTTTAAGATCTCCGGATTATATTTTTCCAGTTCGCCGTTGATGGCCCGGATATCCGCAATCGGATCTCTGCCTTCCACAGAAGCCGCATCCACCAGGTGAATCATGACCTTCGTCCTGTCGATGTGGCGGAGAAATTCAAATCCCAGGCCGACTCCCTCAGAAGCTCCCTCTATGATTCCGGGAATATCGGCGATGACAAAGCCTTTTCCTCCCGCCAGGTCTACGACCCCCAGATTAGGATTCAGTGTTGTAAAATGATAGTTTGCAATCTTGGGCCTTGCATTGGTGACCCTTGATAAGAACGTGGATTTCCCCACATTTGGAAAGCCTACCAGTCCCACATCGGCAATTACTTTTAGTTCAAGGGTCACCTCGAGTTCCTGGCATTTGCCTCCCGGCTGGGCATATTTAGGTGCCTGCATCACGGCCGTGGCATAATGCTGATTGCCTTTTCCTCCGCGGCCTCCCTTTAAAAGCACTACCGGTTCTTTTTTATTTGACATATCAAGGATTACTTTCCCTGTTTCTTTCTCTTTTATGATCGTTCCCGGCGGAACCTTCAGTACAATGTCCTCTCCGTCTGCGCCATGGCAGCGTCTCTTTCCGCCTTCTTCGCCGTCTCCGGCCTTATATTTTCGTTTATGACGGTAATCTGCCAGAGTATTCATCCCTTCGTCCACAGCGAAGATCACGTCGCCGCCGCGTCCTCCGTCTCCGCCGTCCGGACCGCCGTTGGGCACATAGAGCTCTCTTCGGAAACTCACATGGCCGCTGCCGCCTTTTCCTGATCTGATATATATATTTGCTCTGTCTGCAAACATCGGCTTTTCCTTTCTGATTTTCAAAAAAACGGCTCCAAATTGTGAAATTTGAAGCCGTTAAACATTCAACTGTCTGCCTGTACAAACTTAAGTCGACAATTATGCAACTGGGTGTACAGAACACTGTTTCTTATCTCTGCCTTTTCTCTCGAAACGAACGATACCATCTGTCAATGCAAATAAAGTATCATCACCACCGCGGCCTACGTTGACTCCCGGATGGATCTTTGTTCCTCTCTGGCGGTAAAGAATATTTCCAGCTTTTACAAATTGTCCGTCAGCTCTTTTCGCACCTAATCTCTTAGACTCAGAATCTCTTCCGTTCTTTGTGGAACCCATTCCCTTTTTATGAGCGAAAAATTGAAGGTTCATTTTCATCATTGTCTTACACCTCCTCAAATACTACGTGAATATATGGACGATACTCCGATTCAATGTTGGTTATCCCAAGAACCAGAGAATCCAATAAAATCTGTCCTTCTTCAGAACATGTACCTGAAACTCTGAACTCGATCACCGCATCATCTTCCGATGTACGGCATGTGCCGGCATCCTCTGTCAGCTGT is a window encoding:
- the rsfS gene encoding ribosome silencing factor — protein: MNQSLEMTKIAYQALEEKLAEEIKVLDIRQISVIADYFIIANGKNKNQVQAIVDNVQDALQKAGYEMKQMEGYQNGTWVLIDFGDIVIHIFDQENRLFYDLERIWKDGVEVSMETGV
- the yqeK gene encoding bis(5'-nucleosyl)-tetraphosphatase (symmetrical) YqeK — translated: MELNEIKKKLSGNLKEGRYTHTLGVAYTASAMAMAMGADIQKAFRAGLLHDCAKGYSIEQQMKFCGQYGIILTREMKKSPQLLHSALAPYIARDCYGNEDAEIASAVECHTTGKPGMSLLDKIIFIADYIEPGRKDIQGLSEIRRLAFSDIDRCLLKIIENTMQYLKSRDQAIDPRTTETYEYYKEGDHT
- the nadD gene encoding nicotinate-nucleotide adenylyltransferase, which encodes MKKIGILGGTFNPIHHGHLILGQTALEDFGLDKVLIVPTKNPAYKKISKNVEIEDRVNMVRMAIENHPGFEFSDIELDREGYTYTVDTLRKLTRLHPDAEYYFIMGADSLYQIELWKDPGQILSMATILVASRNDSRSALDAQIEYIQDKYQGRIYHLDSPDLEISSNEIRKRASRGQSIRYFVPEKVRLYIERNDLYGTQ
- the yhbY gene encoding ribosome assembly RNA-binding protein YhbY yields the protein MTSKQRAYLKSLAMKIDPVFRVGKDSISPELIEGVREAIDARELIKIAVLQNCMDDPKEVAQTLAERTRSEVVQVIGKKIVLYKESRDHKKIQLPK
- the obgE gene encoding GTPase ObgE — encoded protein: MFADRANIYIRSGKGGSGHVSFRRELYVPNGGPDGGDGGRGGDVIFAVDEGMNTLADYRHKRKYKAGDGEEGGKRRCHGADGEDIVLKVPPGTIIKEKETGKVILDMSNKKEPVVLLKGGRGGKGNQHYATAVMQAPKYAQPGGKCQELEVTLELKVIADVGLVGFPNVGKSTFLSRVTNARPKIANYHFTTLNPNLGVVDLAGGKGFVIADIPGIIEGASEGVGLGFEFLRHIDRTKVMIHLVDAASVEGRDPIADIRAINGELEKYNPEILKRPQVIAANKIDAMTEEDRETVLDLLKEEFAENGIEVFPISAVTGEGVKELLWHVRKLLDELPEGAMEFEQEYDLDFEEEEGGINVANPEEGVFTVEGPKVERMLGYTNLESERGFDFFQKFLKRNGVLEELEAMGIEEGDTVKLYDLEFDYYK
- the rpmA gene encoding 50S ribosomal protein L27: MMKMNLQFFAHKKGMGSTKNGRDSESKRLGAKRADGQFVKAGNILYRQRGTKIHPGVNVGRGGDDTLFALTDGIVRFERKGRDKKQCSVHPVA
- a CDS encoding ribosomal-processing cysteine protease Prp; translation: MTQITFYRDHKGKPVGFQAKDHAGYAEEGQDIVCSAVSALVINFLNSFEQLTEDAGTCRTSEDDAVIEFRVSGTCSEEGQILLDSLVLGITNIESEYRPYIHVVFEEV